The genomic segment CATACTTGAAGACAGTGGTACTCCCACTAATCCTTTGGCCACTAATCACAGACCCCATATTCACCCTATGGATATTCAGATGGCAATTCTTCACTGTGCAGATGATTTTGCCAGACAATATATTTTGTCCAAACTGTCCATTTGCCAGTTTGCCCTTCCCCTTCTCATACCTAATCCCTGCAATTCTCAAATTGAATTCTCTCTCTGGTCTCTCAGTCAAATTAGAAAAAGCTGGCAGGAAGCAAGAGAATCaccaaaaagagagaagatcAATTACAAGAATAAGCAGATGTGTTGTGTCTCTACCCCCATTGTGTCCTTTATTAGAGTTGGAAATAACCTCTCTGCTTCCAAATCTCAGATCATGAACTGTCTCCTCAGTAAACGAAAACATGATGTCTTTTTTCACCGACATTGCAGAGGGAGCACCAAAGACTGTCTCTTGATGGGGGGTGTGGTAGAAGTCTGCTGGTTCTGTCCTGGAGGGGAAGATGACGACAGATTTGACAACTGCTTGACCTTCGCCAATCTTCACGGGGATGCAAAGGAACATAAGAAGCAACTCACCTTCCTGCAGGAGGTCTCTTCTCTCATTGTCATCCTCATGTCAACTTCTGatgataataaagaaaacaaaaaaactgtctATGAACTGAGTCAGTCACCAAACCCTTTGATTTGTTTGCTtgacaacaaagaaaaaactatgGTCAGTAATCCTGGCAAAAAAGTGATAATTGGGATCAGGAATATAAACGAGGCAGAATTAACAGAGGAGCTCGTTACTACTATCAAACGTTTGCTAAAGCTCTCCAACACTGCTCTCAGCTTAGAGGGCTGTACCCCATATGCTCGCAAGCAAAGATTCCTTATTGATGAAGACCAGCAAGAATGtaagaaagccaaagaaaaagcagaggaagtAATGACACTCTTGAAAGAATTGGAGATATATCAGGTGAAGGAAAAGTTTCTACCTCTTCAGGGACACCTGTGGCATCTCTGGTGTAAAAAGGACAAAGAACTCTATCACCTGAGAGAAAAGGGGAATCGGAGCATTGAACAACACAAGAGTGAGGTTgacatagaaaaacaaagaatacgGCGTCAACAGTTGACCAAAGCCTTTCCTCTCAATGACTTAATGCGAATTGTCCTTGAAATCCTCCAAAATCACTCAGAAACTCAGACCAAACAGTACTTTTTGCAATGGCTGAGTGTGTTTTTGGACAGCCTGACTGCAGGACACTtggaaaaactgaatgaaaagaaaaggtcTTTGTGGTCACAGATAAAAACAGAAGAGCAAAATGCACCAAAAAGCAACTCCCTGAATAGTTTGCAAAATGAGATAGAAGTTACTTCCAAAGAGATTAGTGACTGTACATTGGGTATTGAGCAACTTCTCAGAGAAGTTAGCCAGATTTATGAAGCTCTAGAAGAAACTTCCCCCACAAAAGACACCCTTTATCTCTGCCTTCCCCAGATTGCTGCAGATCTGCTGATATCTGGTGTTCCCATTGAACTGATGGATGGGGATACTTCCTATGTGCCTCTAAAGTGGGTGGCAGCTCTTTTTGACAAGGTCTCTGAGAAACTTGGAAACAAACGGCTGTTTGTTCTCTCCATCCTTGGCCTACAGAGCTCAGGGAAGTCCACCCTGCTGAATGCACTTTTTGGGCTGCAGTTCACTGTCAGTGCTGGGAGGTGTACCCGGGGGGCCTACATGCAGCTCCTGAAGGTAGATGAGATATTTATAGAGGAATTCGGGTTTGACTTTGTGCTTGTTGTGGACACAGAAGGACTTCGGGCCCCAGAACTCAGCAACAAATCCAAGAATCATGACAATGAGTTGGCAACTTTTGTCATTGGACTTGGAAACTTAACTCTGATCAATATTTTTGGGGAAAATCCATCAGAAATGCAAGATATTCTACAAATAGTTGTCCAAGCCTTTATGAGGATGAAACCAGTAAAAATCTCACCTAGCTGCCTTTTTGTCCATCAGAATGTAGGGGAACTTACAGCTAAAGACCAAACTATGGAAGGACGGAGGCAGTTAGAACAGAGACTGGATGAAATGACAGCAATAGCGGCTGAGCTAGAACAGTGCTCAGATGTAACCCGTTTTACTGATGTCATTAAGTTTGATATCAATACTCATGTCTACTACTTTGCTCACCTCTGGGATGGCAACCCCCCAATGGCCCCTCCCAATCCTCGCTACAGCCACAATGTCCAGGAactcaaaagtaaaatttttaaaatggctCAACAGGAATCTAGGCAAAGGATCTTGAAGATATCAGATGTAAAATTCCGAGTTCAAGATTTGTGGAGAGCCCTGGTGAATGAgaactttattttcagtttcagGAACACACGAGAGGTCATGGCCATGAGCAAATTAGAAACCATGTACAACAACTGGACCTGGGATCTGAGGAGTCATGTGCTAGACTTGCAGAACCAACTGATCAACCAGATTACGAATGGAAAAATCCAGACAATCACATCAAGCACACTTGCTATTCCAGTtgcagaaaaatacaaagctatcaagcaagaacttgaaaaatattttaatgaagatcCTGATAATGAAATACTAATTCAGTGGAAAGCATATTTTGAAAGTAAGCTAATAATCCTTAAAGAGGCACTTATTTTAGAGGCCAAAAGTAAAGCTGAGGAACATATTAGTTTTAAGAAGAACCAAGAAATACTGGATAACAAAAAGTCAGGTTATGAAAAGGAATTATTGGAAAGAAGCCAAAAACTGGCTTTAACTCTAAAAGGCAAAGAACTGAGTGAAGAAAAACTACATGAGAAATTCAACCAACTTTGGAAAAAATGGGTCTATGACTTGTCCTTAATACTCCCTCCAGTCACAGAGCCTAAAATTGTATCAGATTCTCAAAGCatctttttggaatattttaaaatggagacaGACATAGTGAAGATACTGagggaaaatgatgaaaaaatatttcaaatcaatTATGATGAACATatcaaaatgagcaaaaaatttaaagtgtttaCAAGGGATTTAGAAGTATATGATAAAGACTCCATAAGTAGGACCACTGACCACATTCTTTCAAGATTTAATAAAACTATTAACAACATTCAGAGGCAACAGCAAGATTACAATCCAAGTTATTTCTATGAAATCCTGAGAATAATAGAAGAGGGGGTCAGGTCTGCACCCACTGAGGAAAGATacacatttacaaataaatataaaattgactTATCTTTGTCTTTATTCAAAAGAGCATCAGAAAAGTTTGAAGAAATGCATACAGCATTCAAAAGGGCAAATGATCCTGTAAATTACCTGGAACGTAAGAAAGGTGATTTTTTCATGAGTTTTAAGATCTCTTGTCAAGGAGCAAGCTCGATCAAaacatttgttgattttctgtggCAGAAACTCACTCCTGCTATCTCTGCCACCATCTGGAATAACTTGGTTCCTAAAATTGCTGGGGACATGCGAGCTACATATCCAGCATTCAATGGTAACAGGGCTAACCTGGAAAAACACATTCTTATCTCTCTggcagaaaaagaacattttgatgactACTGGGAGTACCTTCATAATTCAGAATCATTCTTTAGGGTTTACATTGAAAATCGTATTAAAAGATACTGTTTagatcaaaaaagtaaaaaaataaagacttttttaaaaataagtttagatGACATCAAGAATACCATCCTTTGTGCTATTCAAGAATCCACAGCAAGAGCTAAAGATCAAAGCAGCACTGTGTCTGGTTGGTTGGACTTGTTCTGTGATCACTTGGGGAGTAACTTGATCTTTCCACGAAAAGACTTGGTAAGCATTGAACACCAAGAGATAAAAGATTTTGAGTTTCTCAAAGAAGCCATGAGTGAAGCTTTGGATCCCGCAATGAATATAGTAGAACAGAAGTGTTCAAATATGCCTATAAAAGAAGTGGTTCCTGAAACCCAGAGATTGCTCTCTGAACATCTCTGTGGATGCTGGAAACAGTGTCCCTTCTGTGGAGCAACTTGCACAAACACAATCCCTTCACATGATGGAGACCATAGTGTTCCTTTCCATCGTCCTGAGGCTGTCAATGGATGCAGATGGCATAATACCAACCACTTTTCCATTGATTACTGTACTAGTTCAGTAGCAAGTAACTGTTCCTTCATTTTGAGCGATGGTCGTAAATTCCCATTTAAGAACTATCGAATGGCAGGAGGGGAATATGCCacatggagcatcatcccagaCACATCCATGCAACCATATTGGAAATGGTTTGTCTGTCACTTCAGATCCAACctagaagaaaaatatcagaaagaatttACAGGTAGAGGTGAAATCCCTGATGCCTGGACAAAAATCACAAAGCAGGACGTGCTTGATGACTTGAAAAAGCAATAATACTCAAAGACCACAAAAGAGTACCAAAATTTGATCAAAAGTCCCCAAACACAAACAATTCTAAAATACCTTTTTCTCACAATGACAACcttcattatttacatttttcaaataaaacatttacaaataagtCAACTAATATTTCAACAGTTTGAGATTTTCTGTGAAAGGTCTTCattttttgtctcagttttcttctgattgaaaaacaaattactaaaatatgtgaatattactacaaaaatcaaataatatccactaaaaatatgtatttaatattttaagctattactcaaaatgttttgtattttaaaatatataatataaaatcttagagggagtaattttctttttgtgtgtgtgctattttttattgtatttttccattaccatttatccctcctttaccctgttctgcaataaattcattttcataGAGGGAAATCAAAATCATTGCAGATTGCTACAAACTTTTTTAGATTAGCtgtatggatattttaaatcaatatacAATTCCTGACTGGAAGGTacaaattgtctttatttttttcttttttgttaagattttgcttatttatttttagagggaagggaagggagggaaaaatggaaagaaacatcaaggtgtggttgcttTTGagtgctcccagctggggacctggcccacaacccaagcatgtgcactgactgagaatcgaaccggtgaccctttggttagcaggccggtgttcaatccactgagacacaccaaccagggctgcctttaatttttaattgtacttttctCACCTCTTAAATTGTGACAAAAAGTTACAAATCAttgaatggaaaaatattcattgaaagaTGATTCCCAAGCATAGTAAAAATTtagacatatttttttctgggaaagaaTAACACAGACTTGAACAAATTAAATCCTGTATCAATTCAGGAAACACTATTAAGcaaatatagaaaatagaaataaaataactttttctcaTTGAACCATCACCCTGTTCCTCCCTGTCATTTTCACAGTTTCCTCTGCATGCTTAAAAAATGGTTCATAAAAGCTTAGGTATTTGAAGCCTGGTATTCATACAGGTTTAAGGACTGGCTTTTGGAACAAGATTTATGAGCTGAGAAAAGGGCTATTTTAATAAAGGCTGTGAACAAGTTCagatttggttttttaaagattttatttatttatttttagagagaggggaagggaaggagagagagagaaacatcaatgtgtggttgcctctcacgcacccccaactggggacctggccctcaatctaggcatgtgtcctgactgggaattgaaccagtgagcctttctgttgcaggccagcactcaacccactgagccgcaccagccagagcACAAGGTCAGATTTGATTACAccatgaatgatttttaaaactatttcttaaataatgaaCTATCACAAATATATAGTTTTTAGGTTCTGTATTTCAATAAGAAATTCTCTTTCTGTATTTAACTGCAAGGAAATGCTTATCTCCAAAACAGGCACCCTTGAGACTTTTCACACTATTTAAGCCATAGGAGTATgatcagaagaaaaatgaaaaactctcTAAAGCCATCCAAGAAcctgagagaaaaaagaaaatcaccctTCTGCAAACCTACATGTCCTGAAACAATGCGTTATGCTAGATTCTCAAAGCTGACGAGTTAAAGGAGTcctgatacagagaacagaattcCTTCATGTTGGACGTTAGAGCATCCATTGGCTTCCATTTACAGGAACACTCTCTAGCCCTCCATATCCAGTGAAAACAGACAATCCAGAGAACAGCAATCTAAAACTTGGATCTTCAGAACTGGGTGAAAGTGCTGATTCTGTTATCTCTGTACCCCCAAAGAGCTTCAAGCATACTCTCAGTTTGAGGTCTAATGACCCATGCCTCCAGAAGAAATCCTAGCATAGATAATTTATAAAGGTAACAGGTGTTCTTCAACAATACGTTTCCCTTTTGTTCTCCAGAGTGTAGTCTCAGTAAGGGTTGGAAGTACCTCCTGATATGATCATATTTAAATAGTGACAGAAGCAGAACCCCTGCAAGCATGGTGCCTTTCACATTACTGCATCCTTGAAAACTGCTGTGTTCAGTTAACATTTCCTAATgcttcttgtttttgtttaatgAATCCTTAAAGGCCTTTAACTAAGAAGTGTCGTATATCATATATTACCTTTGATTTTTCAACCTAAAATTGTtgtgtataaataaaaaagattttttgacACAGTCTTTGGCATTTAAGCATTGTGATTATGATTATTAAATGAGGCTCTGAGGCTGTACTCAAGGGATAAAAAACTGCAAAAAGTATATTGGGATAGAGAAAAGGTGACTATGTAGAAACGGGGTTTTCTGCAATAGTAGTGGAGAGAGTAAAGCTGCCATCGAGGTGGGATCAGGATATGGGGATTACAGTGTCATTAGACTGGAGTCACTGAGGAGGGTCCCTAAGGACCAGTGAAGCAGGAGGGAATGGAGTCAGGAAAGATAAGAATCACATGATTGGGAGGGCACTAaacagtaatgggaaaaaatacaataaagattaaattttttttaaaaatcacatgattatcaAAAGTAGAAGACACTGAGCTCAGGAATAGTCCACAGCATTAGAAGTACCATAGTTGTAAGGTTAGTAGACCTAAGGCTCACATAGTAAGTGAAATGGGTCTTCATTAAGGGTTACTGAAAGACAGAAACATAGAATCTTAGAAACTGTGGGTCAGCACATTAGTAGACTAAGGGTATTTCCAGAGTAAGTTAAGCAAGAAATCCCAAGTGCTGTGGGACAGCAGGGAACACAAAGCCTTTGGGAATTGGTAAGGAGGGTGATAGATTCTAATACCACATCAAACAACATTAGTAAAatgtaagtttctttttttcttttttataaggttttatttattttcagagagagggaggacaagggacagaaaaggagagggagagaaacatgtgtgaaagaaatatagattggttgcctcttgcacgcccccaactgaggacctggcccaaaacccaggcatgtgccctgactaggaatcaaactggtgacctttcagttcacaggctggtgctcaatccattgagccacaccagccagggccataactttcttaaattaaaatgaaaatttgcatctctctgatggctagtgatgctgagcatcttttcatttgtctctgggccctctgtatgtctttcttggagaagtgtctgttcaagtcctctgcccattttttaattgggttgtttgtcttcctggagtggagtcgtgtgagttctttatatattttggagatcaggcccttgtctgaggtatc from the Desmodus rotundus isolate HL8 chromosome 5, HLdesRot8A.1, whole genome shotgun sequence genome contains:
- the LOC112312785 gene encoding interferon-induced very large GTPase 1-like; this encodes MDTTKSTLDKPLLRGNRRQDLQDMLKEVGLADEYWLPKLQEHLGVTCAQAFQHLEEKDLQELKSQARYPWEERALQKLLNLSHTNSRSELQDSQVEMVKKNQKAAEQELQEIRNLQLKRGQIQEEEVKKRDVEMKQELEIPKEHWPPPKTTLRGVLEKTPRQLNLMEGTLSHRQNLPDRDLVRWASGGLALQGIYKTNHQRGLMEKREELLSVPKEFSLWGPVQGTWIETREFTSSQTESMFTQTIEKLGFSVITSAKGAGWGFSLETGMDHNKHLESKEMEQSCSEHLYFCSTTFSYIPLASFHFPIDQVQFSKAALQELKCIEDLQGQLAGPDKLTLLRSRTETFFHRFGSHANQGPLHLGGIYWWKAVSQGFQSEQLAEVKQQAAEALNGYIRGSYSGFGITVAGGVEVSSSHAKTAAQSTTFQNLQTKVQLSVAQTGGPPEANDFSQWKAGLVASNQTWCVIDRGLQLVPIWDIILSSHRSDFKDPLQIANLMKVSYTALTGLPAQVQGGEELLSVGKEAQVFLEEVKYWEVSNPEEQLQKLINFMQILSQKTKSYDSWVNICLRDWGLQNFLVNTFNSCKKSSIYKTKFVKSQLRSLLDPHIYKVNDFPQDHSIMQWIFQSESEQEHINITQFSELIKILEETQNDLMEVKAKSEPTEIVEEAQRKATCEVSLSLGSFLNHLQEIEQTDTQVLLRSIAAGAGYHVVNSTFQYFLGCDELDFLLKEMQTAQDKYQELKNICPYRAQAFLVLTGLTATAGVTAVSPEEKTERLALIRHHIGQSLSKEVVQVLSKSGVNHDWENLEKELRSLIDGNYEATTSLLKMDEVRKSLKNIFHEKKQTHEACDNENSRCEVIEHMAFLELLRRLGLEQYYPKKMSRDNFHLIHKTSVYNTQPSSEKELPFYFLQKLLVLDYELRYQVFREDGNTQNQVYPSASNQENEAFDPYEDILEDSGTPTNPLATNHRPHIHPMDIQMAILHCADDFARQYILSKLSICQFALPLLIPNPCNSQIEFSLWSLSQIRKSWQEARESPKREKINYKNKQMCCVSTPIVSFIRVGNNLSASKSQIMNCLLSKRKHDVFFHRHCRGSTKDCLLMGGVVEVCWFCPGGEDDDRFDNCLTFANLHGDAKEHKKQLTFLQEVSSLIVILMSTSDDNKENKKTVYELSQSPNPLICLLDNKEKTMVSNPGKKVIIGIRNINEAELTEELVTTIKRLLKLSNTALSLEGCTPYARKQRFLIDEDQQECKKAKEKAEEVMTLLKELEIYQVKEKFLPLQGHLWHLWCKKDKELYHLREKGNRSIEQHKSEVDIEKQRIRRQQLTKAFPLNDLMRIVLEILQNHSETQTKQYFLQWLSVFLDSLTAGHLEKLNEKKRSLWSQIKTEEQNAPKSNSLNSLQNEIEVTSKEISDCTLGIEQLLREVSQIYEALEETSPTKDTLYLCLPQIAADLLISGVPIELMDGDTSYVPLKWVAALFDKVSEKLGNKRLFVLSILGLQSSGKSTLLNALFGLQFTVSAGRCTRGAYMQLLKVDEIFIEEFGFDFVLVVDTEGLRAPELSNKSKNHDNELATFVIGLGNLTLINIFGENPSEMQDILQIVVQAFMRMKPVKISPSCLFVHQNVGELTAKDQTMEGRRQLEQRLDEMTAIAAELEQCSDVTRFTDVIKFDINTHVYYFAHLWDGNPPMAPPNPRYSHNVQELKSKIFKMAQQESRQRILKISDVKFRVQDLWRALVNENFIFSFRNTREVMAMSKLETMYNNWTWDLRSHVLDLQNQLINQITNGKIQTITSSTLAIPVAEKYKAIKQELEKYFNEDPDNEILIQWKAYFESKLIILKEALILEAKSKAEEHISFKKNQEILDNKKSGYEKELLERSQKLALTLKGKELSEEKLHEKFNQLWKKWVYDLSLILPPVTEPKIVSDSQSIFLEYFKMETDIVKILRENDEKIFQINYDEHIKMSKKFKVFTRDLEVYDKDSISRTTDHILSRFNKTINNIQRQQQDYNPSYFYEILRIIEEGVRSAPTEERYTFTNKYKIDLSLSLFKRASEKFEEMHTAFKRANDPVNYLERKKGDFFMSFKISCQGASSIKTFVDFLWQKLTPAISATIWNNLVPKIAGDMRATYPAFNGNRANLEKHILISLAEKEHFDDYWEYLHNSESFFRVYIENRIKRYCLDQKSKKIKTFLKISLDDIKNTILCAIQESTARAKDQSSTVSGWLDLFCDHLGSNLIFPRKDLVSIEHQEIKDFEFLKEAMSEALDPAMNIVEQKCSNMPIKEVVPETQRLLSEHLCGCWKQCPFCGATCTNTIPSHDGDHSVPFHRPEAVNGCRWHNTNHFSIDYCTSSVASNCSFILSDGRKFPFKNYRMAGGEYATWSIIPDTSMQPYWKWFVCHFRSNLEEKYQKEFTGRGEIPDAWTKITKQDVLDDLKKQ